The following nucleotide sequence is from Trifolium pratense cultivar HEN17-A07 linkage group LG2, ARS_RC_1.1, whole genome shotgun sequence.
tattttaaaaaaataaagagaatctAGTCTATCATATATCTAGAGCTGTCGAAATTGGGCTAGCTCATTAGTCCACGAGCTTGGACGGATCAGACCTAAAAAAACCTAGCCAAATGCAATCGGGCCTTCCGGCCCAAAAGCATATAGTCCAAATGAAAATTGGGCTGGGCCAGGCTATTCGCGTCGgcccattataaaaaaattatgccactttgtaaaaataataataaaaagataaaaaattatcatctatttgaaaatttattataaaaattatagttAAATGTGTAATCTTAATAAAAAGGGTTATATTTACCTaaaaaattaggtttataatttattaagttgattttaattttttatgaggATCAAactagagtttaattgatatttagtgtTTGATGTAAAGATTATTTACACTCGCATACAAatatatctcaataaaattgataattatgagGAACTAATATATCAAAGTCATAGAAAAAAACATCAAGTAAAcggaaaaagaataaaatgtaATGGGTGGGACCGACTCATTAGTCCACATGACTCATACGAGCCAAATCGGGCTCATTAACATGTAGCCAACAATTTGGCCGGGCTAGACTGGCCTATATATAAGCTGGCCCACCAGGTTGGACCGGGCAAGCTGAGCCGGcccatttgacagctctacaTGTAATATGGCCATGAAAACAACAAGCGATTGCTCCCCTCTTCAAGATGCTTGCACTTAGTGGTACATACATATATAGTGGAATACAAAATAATACAAACTAGACAGATTGTGAATGTGGACCTCAATAATCACTCAATCTCCATTGATATAATGTTGCTCAAGTGGGTGACTTTTGGGGTGGGAGAAAAAACTTCCAAAACAAAAGTACAAGTGATTCAAAAAAAGGTATTACGTTCAAAATTGAATGATAATTTACCATACAACTATGTTGTTCTCAGTAAAAAATGAATGATAATTTACCATATAGCAGAAATGATCATAGCAAGTAGTATATGGTAAATTACCATAAGCTACTTAACAATGAACAAAAACTAAAGTAACAGATAAATAACATGAAAAAGAGACTTTCCAATTCCTTATAGCAACTAGTGATTCTCTAAGCTTCCCAACCTCTCAAAAGCGTAGCGCGAGCAACACGGTCGAGTCCAAGAGTGAAAGCTCCCATTCGCAAGTCGCAGTTATTACTTTTACACATTGTTTTTATGTTCTTGAAAGCTTTTGTCATGTACTTTTTTAGCTCACGGTTCACTTTCTCTTCATCCCACAAAAATCCTTGAATATTCTGCACAAACCACATAGGGAAATTCAAATTCTATTTCTCTACAACATGTTTTCAAGAATTGTTTAGCTTTTGAATATTTTCAGTGGTCTCATAACTCATGAAGTATTACCTGAACCCATTCAAAGTAGCTTACAGTCACTCCACCAGCATTGGCATAAATGTCTGGTAATATAATTACTCCCTTCTTAGACAGTATCTGCAACAAACAAATCACTTCAATTTTATAACATAACTTTAGCATTTCACACGAAACGGTTCCTGACGAGTTTTACTAAAATTGATGTAGCATGAATATATGATAGCATCCACTAATAGTAGGTAAGTGTTTGGTATGACTCGTACTTTAAAGATAAATGGACAGATCACTCGAGCTAGCGAGTAATCTGCAAAGTGGACTGTAATATTTGAACACAACTTTGTAATGTGTAACTCCAAGTTTGATTGCTTGAATAATAGAAAACTTTTTGTGCAGTCAAATAAGTCGGCACAATTGGCCGAACTTCATGATCAAATCTTGTGCGACTTTTGTTTGCATTTTccatatttgttttcttttctaaaGGTAAGCAACTCTACATTGGTTGCACAATTGGATATGCTTTTACTAAACATTACAATAGAGCAATAACCTTACCTCATCAGCATCAGGATCAGTTGGATGATTTGCAGCTTCTATAATAAATTTTGCTTTCACATCATTAGCATTTTCCCTTCAAAAACAATAGATGAAGTTGAAGTTAAACCAACAACTTACTTCAAGAATGATGATTTTTGAATGAACTAAGACagtgtttggtatcacggtgacGGTGAGTATGCCTTATGGTGATCCACCGTTATTTTACAAAAGCTACAGAAGTGTAGCGTTTGAAAAATCACGGTGGGTCACCGTGATTCTGATATatccaccgtgataccaaacatgcaCTAAGATGAATTAGATAAACATACTTATTGAGAACACCACCCAAAGCACATGGAATGAGAACGTCACATTCATGAACAAGCAAGTCATTTGGATCCATAGTATCTCCTCCTGAGAAATCCTTCAAAGTACCATTTCCTTCCTTGTGTTTCAGAAGAGCAATTATATCAATGCCATTTGGGTTACTAATAGCACCACTGATGTCACTTACTGCAACCACCTTACCCCCTCTCTCAAAAATTGACCTTGCAGCCCATGTGCCAACATTTCCAAAACCCTAAACATTGTAACATATAAATAATCAATCATATAGATGCAATGTTGTTAAATAGCAGGCAATtcgctatttagtacaaaacaTGGTGAATTAGCGGCTAATATGAAGCACGGAAACCAGACACGATACAGACACCGGCACGTCGACACCTatgataatttgagaaaatgacacagttcaatataattataagtgtcggtgtccgacaccaaTTTCTGTGCTTCATGTGaggagtgtttgtgcttcataggcGGCTATAAAGGCACTATAGTACTGTTGCGTAGCAGAATTAgaacaaacttttattttccACAATATGCAATTAACAACATTGTATAGATGAaagttgtatattggatatcaTGGTGATGGTGGTAAAGAAATACCTGAATGGCAAATGTCATATCAGAAATTGATTTCCCATATTCATCGAATAAAGCCTCAGTTGCAAAAACCACTCCTAATCCTGTGGCAGCATCTCTTCCCAATGAACCTCCAAGATCCTACAAGCCAAAATGTTTCAAACTAATTTCTTGAATCTTGAATGGATGAATTATCATTGTGTACACAAGAAAAACTATGATTGTGCAATGTTTGGATTAGCTTCTAACAACATATATAAagatagtttgactttattttatcttttctaACAGAATTAGCTTCTACAAAAGCACTTAAATGATAAGCATTGGCTGTGAttattgcaatatattattcaCTTACAATAGGCTTTCCGGTCACAACTGCCGGTGAATGACCATGAAACTTTGAATACTCATCAAGAATCCAAGCCATTGTCTGTGAATTAGTTCCCATATCAGGGGCAGGAACATCCCTATGAATGCCAATGAGATCATGAATCTTTTGTGTGAAAACACGAGTGAGACGTTCCAACTCGCTGATGCTCAGTTCCTTTGGGTTGCAACCGATTCCGCCCTTTGCTCCACCATATGGGATGTCTACCACAGCTGTCTTCCATGTCATTAGCTGAGCTAGAGCATTCACTTCATCAGGATCAACCTAACACCAGAAAATGTCAAGATTACATTTGAGGCGACAAAGCAAGAAACCAAAAATGCGAATtatggaaaagaaagaaaaaagacaaaGCAACATGAATAAGACAGAAGTTCCATTCTGTCTcggggttggtctagtggtgttggcttgggtgcTTGGaatatgctcctctcaaggtctaaAGTTCGATTCCCTccggtgccaatttcggtgggttagtccatacagagtaaaaaactctggctttaaatgggttccccgcaagtggacggtgggattggtccccttggattagtcgatCCTGGGAACTGataccaagttttaaaaaaaataaaaaatgaataagacAGAAAAAGAACCTCAGGATGATAACGAATTCCTCCTTTCATAGGACCACGAGCATTGTCATGTTGGATCCTAAAACCAACGTACGAAACCAAACTTCCATCATCTTTTGGGATCGTACATTCAACCTGCATGGATGAACCACCAATCATCAATTTCATAAACAAAAATCATAGAAATGAAACGAAAAGAAAAGTGAAAATGGTGACTCACTTTGATTTCTCTGTAGGGAATGAGAAGACTTTTCTCAAGTTTGGAATCTAAACCAAGAATTCGAGATGCACGTGAGAAGTTACGGTTGGTGGCAACAAGAGCGTTCATTTTCACTCGAGATATTTGATTCACTGTAACACACACTACTACGTACTAAACAAAAACTGAATTCCTACTTTTATGTTGTGACTTCACTCACAAGCACAGCACGACATTCATTACGTCCTAATCCATAGGATAGGATATACTcgtcatttaatttaatcattatatttatagtatttatttatctatacAGCTGTATGTATGTATTTGATCGCATTCAATATGCACCATAGTGTGATCTATGATTCATTACAATACATAAATGGTAAGATAGTAAGATAGATATTGACCACATCATGTGGAATAATATCAGTTCAAATCATTTAATGATAAACATTATTTCAAATGAGAGACATATATAGTATGTGATGGATGGATGGATGAAGTACTCATTACAATTTAATTTCATCCTATTcagaggtttttttttaattttaagacTAAACTACCTCTCAAACAAGTGACTCCTACAAGTTGGATGTCTTTCTTTCTTAAAATCTCATTCCAGAAGAGGAGATAGAGAATAGTCTTGTTGATAAATGTTATACCAAATTTTGGGATTTGTATTTCTATACTTTTATTTAAGATACTTAACACTTGAAAAACAGAggacaataatttatttatttacataagttttCCCCAAGTTCATTCAAAATTTACTCAAAGAGTATCATCAACAGACAACAATTGTTAGTTCTCCAAAATATGCAAGACATGGTTCGAATCGAAATCCTACTTAACGACTCATCAGGGGAAAACAAAATTTTCGATTGATCAGAGGAAAACAAAATTGTGTTTGGAAATTGTGCGCAGGGTTTTATCAgacataaattaaatattaacttacaagaaaaaataattttaatgaaaCAATTGAGAATACATTgcacatatataaaataaaagtaatgaaatgatacataatttaaaaattacattGGAGTAATGAACATGAGAAACAATAGACCCAATGATGACATAATGGTGCAGTATagaaataaatagaaaatttgaataaattgtCAGCACCATTTCTACAAATGAATAATCCTAATTTTCCTCACAACAAAGTGGGATATTTAGCATCTAAAAAGTCTCTAAGGGTACGAGCAGCTTTATGACCACCCATTATTTCAGCTAGCTTTTCCACCGGAAGAAGAGCAAGTTCTTCCAAACTCTTACACCCATCCATTATGGCTCTATAATTAGAATCTGTAACACCTGGAAGTCGTCTTAGAAACTCCACAGCCGATGTATTGTAATTTTCCGCCCTGTGAATACAGCATTAAACCAATATCCCTTGAGCATGAAACAGGAGATTCGCCAGATTGGCTTTAAAATTATGGGAGAAAACAATTCATTAATGTTTTGTACAATTACCACAATTTATTATATGCAGGTTTAGATTCACTTCCCATAAACTCATGTTTTCATTTCATGTTTTGGTAGCACGAAGCTACCTTACAAGTTTAAACTATGGAAAAGCAACTCACCTCACGTCATTTTCCACAATTCCTTCTTCTGATGGAACACCCACTCTCATTGCTTTTGTTTCATCTGGTTCATCTTGATTTGCCTTCAGTGAAGCAAATATTTCAGAAGTAGCATGCAAACTTCGAGACCAGATTATTCGTAGTCGGGGAAAATGTAGAGCAAGCAACGACAACTTTGATATAATGCTATTGGGTGTCACATCATCACCAATATCACCAGCAGACTGGAAAAGATATCCATGACAGATCAAATGTCATTCGCTATTCCAAAAAACAAATGCTAATCTAACCTATCCATGACAGTAAAAGCAGAAGATAAAGTTGTAAACTGGTCTGCAAACCTGAAATGAGAAGCTCTTATCCTGTGAAAACTCAATCAAGAGCACAGGTATCTTATAATATCGCGCCATTGTTTCCACCTGGGTGTATAGACGACCTGATGTGAAACTCTGGAAGAGATCTTGAATACTTTTTCTTTCCACACAAATTAATGGTGATAGGATATAGTCACCAACTTCAAGGGTCACAGGAATTATGCGCATTCCCTTTTGATGAAGAATATTTGGAAGGCTGCTCATGAATTCCCTCATGTCCACAATGACCTGAAATGTTGAAATTCCCAAAATAATAAACTCCCTGGCAAATATGAGGCATAGAATATATAGACATCATAGATAAGAAAATATCACAAACCTGCATTTCCTTATCAACCCCCTTTCTCCCACCTGCTTTTCTGGTTATTGAGTTCTGGGTAGTATTTAAATCTGAATCTAGGGTAGAATTCAATCCTAAACCATGCCCACTCTAATAAACAGCAGGCCAAAAGCACCAGTTAGAAAAGAGATGAAAACAATGTAAGATGAAATTAGTATAGGCTGATCACTTTCCATGCCCACTCTTCCTATTCCTATACGGAAGGCAACCATATCAAGAACAATGGACCCAAGCGACAACCAGAAACAAAAACGAACAATAGAAGAGGGAAACAAACCCGGTCAACTGGAATCGTCATCATAGATTTTTGCCTGATCAAAGATTCAAATGCTCCATTCTCTCTACGTATACTTGCCTCGAACTTCTGAACCTCAGTTGAATCttcatagaaaataaaataaaccttCAACCTTTTTGAGGGATTCTCAGCTTTGTATACTTCAATTTCTCTTACAAAGGTCATGTCTGGATGGTAAACAATGATTACAGAGGGCTTTAATATGTCCAGTATAGGCTGATCACTTTCTAGGGCATAAAAATGTACTGGCGGTAGTGACTTCCCATCTCTTCCCACTGCATCAGGACAGCTATGCCTCCGAAGAACCGTGTCTTCTACAGATATCCCCCCATGTTTGGTTTCACAAAATCTGCCAGCAATGACAGGACTAGTTTCACCCATATGGGCTTTATTTTTTGAATCTGACGTCCCAGTTTTACCACTTGCCACTTCCTCCTTATTCTTACTCTGAACACCTGAGCCATCAATAACGATTGGGGCATTTCTATTTCCCAATTTTCTCTTTCCTTTTCGAACATGTCCACCCAAATCAGACTGAGGAGCATCTTCGACAACATGATTATTTTCAGCAAGATTTCGCAGTtttgaagctgctgcaagaagTGCATCATGCTCCTGCTTATTAATGCCGCTGGTTTCAGAATTCTTTGCGGGAGATATGGGAGTGACTCCATCAAGTATCCCAAAACCTTTAGGATCCGTTGGCTTCTTTTTCTTATGCACTACATCACGTAATTGTACCTTGTTTAGTAAGTACTTCTTCCATTCGTCTCTCATGACCTTCACAAATACAAAACAATAGACAAAACAGGGAAGTCAGTTTCTTCATGTCATATAGACTATCAACCAGAACAAACTATCAGGGAACAAAGACTAGCAAACTTTGATCATAATCACAAAAAAGTAAAGCATTAAGCTATATAcaaaagaaacatataaaacTAAAAGTAAAGAGAAGAAGTATTGAAGATGAggagagaggaaaaaaaacagTTTCAATGGCCTCACAGCCTTTTGCTACATACTACAGTCAGTACAAGTGAACATTCAATCACTGTCAATAAAGTTGAACGCATGAGTTGCCAACATTCAGTCAATCGTTGCTACAGATTGAAGCTAAGAAACCTAGTCTAGTAAAGCAAGGTTATTTCTATCcacaaatttaataaaattgaagaGCAATTATTTGTCCCGTTATGTTATTACCACTTTGTCTGGAATCTATGATAATCATCACACACAGCCATGAAAAGAACCAAAGACCAAAGCTCATAGGCTAAATCGTGATTTGCAAATTTTGTGCATTCAAATTTCCCTCTAAAATCTTCTATTAACCTAATTATTCAAAATTGCCATCAACAATGCAAATTCCTTATTATATTGCCTTTTCAATTCATAATATTTCAAAAGAATCAAACTATCAGAACAAACTCTTATTAAGTTTTTCAGCATAAAATTGGTTTGAATAAGTTTGGCTATGTGCAATGAAGCTGATGAGCTACTAGACCATACAAAATTAACTACTGTCACTGACCAAGTGAGGAATTCCACTCAGATCACACCTTATTATATaagattacaaaaaaaaaaaagacaacctTTTTCGGACTGTTGGTGATGCATTCTTCAAGCTGCAAGCACGACCTTTCATCTTTACATGCCACTAATACAATGCCATTGTCGGTGTCTTCGCCTTCAGCCAACACTTCTTCCCTCAACATGCCTTGCTTTTGCCGTTCCTCCTCTACCTCTTCAAGAATATCCTATAATGATATGATCAAATCAAGATTCAGCCCAAAATATCCAACATTTATCAAATTCAACTATTTTCCCAAAACCCACTTTAGGTCATCCTATTTCGTAAATCACAATGAACTAGAAAAATACTAGTCAAATCAAAATGATGTCAAACTATTGTTTGTCTCACATcaattatcaaatcaaataaaacgAAGATAACCCAAAGACTTTCTTCTGGAATAGGAACTCACTGACTCACACGTAAGACCTTCCACTTTGGTGCTTCTTCCAAGACTTCCTCCAAAACTATGCCATGATTTGAACTGGTTGAGGAATCAACATCAGCTGCCACACAAGTATCCAAAGTAAAATTAGGCAGAAAAAACAAATGCCACCATCAGTTTGGTGCGGCACATCTCATTTCCCTTCTTTctctttttacattttaaagGATAGCTTTTCATTTAATTTAGCAAAGCCACAAAATCACAGCCTATGCTAGATTAAAGCaccaaaaaaaacataataataagtTATTACCTTCTTCAGTTTCTTTGTTATCCcccttgacttttttttttttgtttttgacaccCTTACTAGACTCGTTCAATTTCACACCATCTGACCTCACAAGATGATAAACACGTTTCTTTGCATAGTCAAATATCTTATAGCTCGCCTCTGCAAATATCCAAACAGATCGAAAACTCTCTGACACTCTAAGTGTATCCAAATATTTCAAGTATGTCACCGCATCATACCTATCAGAAAAACGACACACAACAATCAGCacctataataataaaaaaaggtcTACAACCGCAATCTAGTCTACGACATCAAGGTTTTTACTGTCCCTACAACCACAACTGACCCTAATTTTCCACACTATGAAGAATTACAAaacaactattactacaactgCATTTTAAAACCTTAATAAGCAGCGACATTATAGAATAAACGCATTCAGACGCAATGAGAGAACAAACAGCAAAAGAACCTGACTAGATAATCCAACAACTTCCTCAACGTCTTAAGATCAGAAACAAGCTGCTTAGTCTTCTTCCCCAAGGTATGCCAAATTGGATCCAACTGTCTCCTCACAATCTCATCAAAAGACTTAAACAACCCATTCTCCACCGTCAAATCCTCGACATCAACCTTATTTGTCTTTCTCATCTCCTTCAAACACGCATCCATAACCTCAATAATAGCCTTCTGAATCCCCACCATATACTTACTCATCGGAACCCTAATATCCACAACATCCGGTGGATCCCTCTCAAGCTCCTGCGAAACATAAACCTGAAACCTCGGCCATAAATGCATCTTCCTTATATGCAAACACTTCAAAGTCCTCTCCGCCTTCGCGAAACCAGAAACCATCGCCTGCGGCCTATCGGAGAAAACACGAATAAATGCATCACGGTTAACGGAACGGAAAATCCTAACAATAAAAGCTTCAGTAGAAGTTTCAGAAATCGAATGAGCGTTGAGAATAATAAGTCCGGAAATCGTTGATGTAGGTAGTTTTTTCGTGAGAAGATCAACGATTAGGATTCGAGGAGTGATGAAAAAGACGGAACCGGATGTGTAGAGAGAGTGACGGTGGTGAATGGGGAGATCGGCGGTGATTTCGGCGGGGATTTGATAGAATtgggggtttagggttttgagatggaaattgattttggatttgaGAGTGGAGGAAGGAGGAGATAGAATGAGGAGTGTTCCTTGTGAAGATGAATGGAGAAGGAGAAGAGATGATATGAGTTTGGATAGAGAGAGACCTGAAGAGAGAATAACGAGACCGCCATTGGTATCTTCTAGAAGCTCTGTGATTATGTGTTCGTGAAATTGAAGAaccattgatgatgatgatgatggtagTGGATGCAAATTTTCTACTTCAATTTGTGAAACGATACTATGATTTTGTATAATTCTTtggtttgaaattgaaaaactcGAATGAACTTGTTGCATTGGAAGGAAATTTCAACTGGAAAACCAACCGCGAAATCAACCCCGCGAAATTGTTCATTTGGGCTGGAAGTGTTGTTTGGGTTGCCATGCACACTATTTGAGGCCCATTAAGAAATGTATTGGTAATGCTATTAGTACTCTGGTTTTTTGCTTATACACCTTATTCCTATTAGGAAGACTATTGTGTGGTGTGCCCATTATTATTCATAATTCTACGTTTTAAAGAGACTCTTAAGTCTGATTTTTCTCCAACAAAATAGTATCAAGGCTTGATTGGTTCGTTTTGTATATATAAATGGAGAAAAATCAAGAGGTTAATATGATTAAACTCAACTCCTTGCATGCTTTGAAAAACTCTAATGAAGACTTGTTATACACCGAATACTTGCATGATTCTATTGTCTGTTACTTTGTTATATCCAAGGATACTTCTAATGTTGATtagaagaagatgaatagaaAGATAGTTGCTATAATTAGACAGGATTTATGTATGTATTTTTATGGTGACCCTACGGTAGTATTAGAGTCAATGGTTACCGGCTCCTTGTATCAAAAGTCGTCTTGATCAAGGTGTTCAAACGACGTGTCCTGTTGATGGATCCAGCGGCAGtgcaagtgtgagttgagtctcaaattataaaaaaaatggatagaCTTACACTTGAGGTGGAGAATTTtgatatttcaagtgtgagttgagtctcACATTGGATGAAAAAGTGATAGAATTTGTAAACCtaataccttaaaaaaaaacaatttgacaaaataatatcttaaaatttaaaattaaaatatgtgtCAAATTCACTTATGTGATTGACTTGTGATAATTTATGAACTCCCTTGTAATCTAACAAGTCCAACCCAAAACacgataaaaaagtaaaatttgtgtaagtatatatatatatatatatatatatatatatatatatatatatatatatatatatatatatatatatatatatatatatatagggggctgctaatttagacccagttgggtctaaattagcaaggtgcaccttttgagttggacaaaaatacccattttttaattttttggaagaatagagcaacaggggcatttctgtaattttatgcaacagtacgcgcgcccccacttctttttccccccccaggacacgtgtcacgctgTTATTTGCCAAAACCAA
It contains:
- the LOC123908194 gene encoding glutamate dehydrogenase 2, with translation MNALVATNRNFSRASRILGLDSKLEKSLLIPYREIKVECTIPKDDGSLVSYVGFRIQHDNARGPMKGGIRYHPEVDPDEVNALAQLMTWKTAVVDIPYGGAKGGIGCNPKELSISELERLTRVFTQKIHDLIGIHRDVPAPDMGTNSQTMAWILDEYSKFHGHSPAVVTGKPIDLGGSLGRDAATGLGVVFATEALFDEYGKSISDMTFAIQGFGNVGTWAARSIFERGGKVVAVSDISGAISNPNGIDIIALLKHKEGNGTLKDFSGGDTMDPNDLLVHECDVLIPCALGGVLNKENANDVKAKFIIEAANHPTDPDADEILSKKGVIILPDIYANAGGVTVSYFEWVQNIQGFLWDEEKVNRELKKYMTKAFKNIKTMCKSNNCDLRMGAFTLGLDRVARATLLRGWEA
- the LOC123909761 gene encoding DNA repair endonuclease UVH1 isoform X1; amino-acid sequence: MQQVHSSFSISNQRIIQNHSIVSQIEVENLHPLPSSSSSMVLQFHEHIITELLEDTNGGLVILSSGLSLSKLISSLLLLHSSSQGTLLILSPPSSTLKSKINFHLKTLNPQFYQIPAEITADLPIHHRHSLYTSGSVFFITPRILIVDLLTKKLPTSTISGLIILNAHSISETSTEAFIVRIFRSVNRDAFIRVFSDRPQAMVSGFAKAERTLKCLHIRKMHLWPRFQVYVSQELERDPPDVVDIRVPMSKYMVGIQKAIIEVMDACLKEMRKTNKVDVEDLTVENGLFKSFDEIVRRQLDPIWHTLGKKTKQLVSDLKTLRKLLDYLVRYDAVTYLKYLDTLRVSESFRSVWIFAEASYKIFDYAKKRVYHLVRSDGVKLNESSKGVKNKKKKVKGDNKETEEADVDSSTSSNHGIVLEEVLEEAPKWKVLRDILEEVEEERQKQGMLREEVLAEGEDTDNGIVLVACKDERSCLQLEECITNSPKKVMRDEWKKYLLNKVQLRDVVHKKKKPTDPKGFGILDGVTPISPAKNSETSGINKQEHDALLAAASKLRNLAENNHVVEDAPQSDLGGHVRKGKRKLGNRNAPIVIDGSGVQSKNKEEVASGKTGTSDSKNKAHMGETSPVIAGRFCETKHGGISVEDTVLRRHSCPDAVGRDGKSLPPVHFYALESDQPILDILKPSVIIVYHPDMTFVREIEVYKAENPSKRLKVYFIFYEDSTEVQKFEASIRRENGAFESLIRQKSMMTIPVDRSGHGLGLNSTLDSDLNTTQNSITRKAGGRKGVDKEMQVIVDMREFMSSLPNILHQKGMRIIPVTLEVGDYILSPLICVERKSIQDLFQSFTSGRLYTQVETMARYYKIPVLLIEFSQDKSFSFQSAGDIGDDVTPNSIISKLSLLALHFPRLRIIWSRSLHATSEIFASLKANQDEPDETKAMRVGVPSEEGIVENDVRAENYNTSAVEFLRRLPGVTDSNYRAIMDGCKSLEELALLPVEKLAEIMGGHKAARTLRDFLDAKYPTLL
- the LOC123909761 gene encoding DNA repair endonuclease UVH1 isoform X2; the encoded protein is MQQVHSSFSISNQRIIQNHSIVSQIEVENLHPLPSSSSSMVLQFHEHIITELLEDTNGGLVILSSGLSLSKLISSLLLLHSSSQGTLLILSPPSSTLKSKINFHLKTLNPQFYQIPAEITADLPIHHRHSLYTSGSVFFITPRILIVDLLTKKLPTSTISGLIILNAHSISETSTEAFIVRIFRSVNRDAFIRVFSDRPQAMVSGFAKAERTLKCLHIRKMHLWPRFQVYVSQELERDPPDVVDIRVPMSKYMVGIQKAIIEVMDACLKEMRKTNKVDVEDLTVENGLFKSFDEIVRRQLDPIWHTLGKKTKQLVSDLKTLRKLLDYLVRYDAVTYLKYLDTLRVSESFRSVWIFAEASYKIFDYAKKRVYHLVRSDGVKLNESSKGVKNKKKKVKGDNKETEEADVDSSTSSNHGIVLEEVLEEAPKWKVLRDILEEVEEERQKQGMLREEVLAEGEDTDNGIVLVACKDERSCLQLEECITNSPKKVMRDEWKKYLLNKVQLRDVVHKKKKPTDPKGFGILDGVTPISPAKNSETSGINKQEHDALLAAASKLRNLAENNHVVEDAPQSDLGGHVRKGKRKLGNRNAPIVIDGSGVQSKNKEEVASGKTGTSDSKNKAHMGETSPVIAGRFCETKHGGISVEDTVLRRHSCPDAVGRDGKSLPPVHFYALESDQPILDILKPSVIIVYHPDMTFVREIEVYKAENPSKRLKVYFIFYEDSTEVQKFEASIRRENGAFESLIRQKSMMTIPVDRSGHGK